From the genome of Glycine soja cultivar W05 chromosome 14, ASM419377v2, whole genome shotgun sequence:
TTTACAGAGGTGCTTAATTACCAGGGGAAGAAAGGGCAATTTGTGAAAGTTGAAGAGTGTAGTTGTATAGTATATATGATATTGAATTAGCCTAATTTGCCTAACTAGAGGACAATCTGATTCATTCTGTGAacaaaaagttaataattaataaggcCATGATGACCCACACACTTACAATTAGTAATTGTCTTCATTCACTCATCTTTTTTCAGAATGTTTGCCTCTCTATGCAAATTTAGAAGCCTCACTTGAATGGTCCTCTAAAAGGAACATTAGCATGACATACTAGTGTAGTTTACCTATGGTTGTAGGAAACACCACGCATATCACACAATAATAGTCTTGAACACCACGTCATAGAAAcccctttttttagtagtgggaGGAGCTCTCCTATAACCATCATAACCTACAACACCAAGAAGATCATGTCTCCACCTATGCAAGTGGAGTAACTGCCACATCTATTGACACAAACATTTATGCATACATGTTCTTTCAAAATACTTTAAAACCTTCCTAGAACTCGCAGGATTTGTAGATTAAGTAGTTTGGATATGTCATCCAGCAAGAAACCTTTCAGACCTTGATTGTGAAGACCACTGTTCATCAACAGACGAAACACTCATTAACTAAGATGTAATAACCAAgatattcaaacaaaaaaaaattggaataatTCAACAGTTCTCAACACAAATCACAATGTCTTTGTATCATAGTGGAACCAATCTCTTATCTAAGTGTTGAGAGTAGTTCTACATTTTTTAgggttaaaataatttattgtccCTATATGTGAGACTCATTTTTAACTTGATATCTATATTATTACTGTGACGCATAGCTAGGAGCCAAATTAAAAGTGATTCTCATGTATAGGATCCAAAGTTATAGCATTTCTAATTCTTATATGTAACACtttttttcaattcatataCTTCACTATGTTATAACTCCAAACAAATAACGAGAATCAAATTGAAAACTATTATGCATAGAGGGATTAAATTGAGAACTATTTCCATATAGGGtctaaattaaaagtaaatgtcagatataagaactaaaattgtactttaaccttttttaaaaatgaaattggcCCAAAGGAATATTAGAATGGGGATGGTCAATGCAAAGGTTACTACCTCAAGTGAGAAACATAATAAATATCACAAAGTAAAAATGTACACCTCCATAATGAGTTAAAAAGAAACGTCTAGAAAAAGACGTATGTTAACTAGTGTTTACATGTAACCTGTCATTGTGCATACATAAATGCATACAGCCAAAACACAAATTCTTCCCCTTTTCTCCCTAATAGAAGGCAATCCATTTCCTTCCTCTAGAAGCTATGATGTGGAAGAAATAAAAATCTTGGTTTTGGTATAACTAGAGAGAACGAATTGATAAAGTGAAACaatataaaagaattattaAGACGAAAACAGTATGAAAGGCTACCAAGCTACTACAcaaccaaatgaacaaaaacaaaGTAAAGCTTTACATAAGGATAACAAGAAATTACAGTCCATGAATGACCCAGATTCCACTACTTTTGTTTAATTGGCAATCCACTCCAATCCTATTTTGAAATGCTATAATAAGCTAGTTATATGGTATTCTTCAGACAGATTAGGAATAAGGGTATATGCACACACACATGCATCTACAAAATGAAGTTCATATTTTTGGTTATGAACCTACAAAATGAAGTTCTCATCACTAATATCTAAGCtctacatttttcaaaattaatttgctCCAGATTTTTGCTTATGCACCTACAAAATGAAGTTCAGCCAAACAACTTGTAATATCTAACAATATGACTTATATAACGAAGCAGAGCTACTAGTGGCCATACATAGTACCCAGTTTAAGGGACTTATGATGAGTTTTTGTAGCTTGAAATGATCAAATAATGACCAAAATGACATTCATTACACACTACCAACAAAATCCCCAACCTACCAGCTCTAGTTACCTGTGTGATGATGGCTGCACACGACGCCGATGCGATAGAGACATGTACAACTTCGACGATCTGTGAGTAAATGAACGGAGTCAGCACACCAGAGACAAACTCAATGAGGGCGAGCAAACTGGGTGAGCACAAGGTTGAGTGGGTTGATCCGAGTGTCGCTTGAGCGAGGTGAGGGACACGCGAGAATAACCTAATTTCGAAGGAGATGTAATTTGAGATTATGAAAATGATGACAGTTCTTTACACAAAACCTTCATCGTTTACTTTCATATTAATTACACAATTGCCACATTCgtgcattctaagacggttccacaaaaccgtcttaaaatgtgcgtcgtaaaaaaaatatttattgcccCTAATTGCAAAAATGTCACCACGTGACATTCTGAGACAGTTCcgcaaaatcgtcttagaatgtccgTCGTAAAATAGCGCTTCTCTAGTAGTGTTTACACTATTTCTAAGAAAACTCCTCCCCAATCAACACAGGCATATTAAATCCCCCCAAACGATAGGAAGCCTATTATCCACTCCATAACAAGCAAGTATGTCTCtacaatagttttaaaaataagaaagttaatgaaaaaataaataatgtatgaAATGTTAAACAAAGAAACTTCTAGTACCTACTAAAAATCTTATTCAATTAATAGAATATTAAAATACCTTTTCAGACGTTGAAACTCTTAAGCTAgtcctaatttatttatttttattttaattctggaaattgtaataattatataatcttAGCAACCAAGTATGAAGAACTAttacatttgaaaaatatattaattaaaaggaattaaattttaaatacttaataaaatttaaaaaaaaaacagcatatattaaagacaaaaaatatatttaaactttaaataattgaaaccaattattatatatttcaataaatccATACCGTTTTATCCACCACGATTTTTTTACAATGACGACACTACTGTTAAAACCtaagatttcatatatattatcCAAACTCTTAGCTACTGGTTGAGCCTAACAGGTTACATGGATTAATTTCAGTAGAAagggttaattttttaaaaactaataaattatattttttaattaagggatttaattcagttgattaaataatatgtataagttattataaatcattttatacttgttttttatttataccgatattattattttttatcaagagAATCTAATTTAACCGGTTAAATATGATGTATGAATTAATCATTTGTTACTTATCTTTGATTTCTATTGATCAAAGAaaactgcattttttttataaatgttaacAAAACTAGAATTTAATACTTGAAAAGGTATCCATAAATAATCTCTCACTCTGTTATGAATAAGATTACATTCTCCTATaaaggagagggagagagagaacaaaacatccaaacattttatgacaaaaaaatgaaaagtacgGAAGAACAAGTCCACCTAAATCCAAACCCAATTTTGAATATAACTTCAAGCCCAACGTCAATTATCATCTCCACCATCTACgtccaacaataataataaaagaatgacACGTAAAATAGCGAAACAACATATGGCAATTTGGGCGTGAGGGCTTTCTAACACGTCACAAAACCGTACAAGTAAAGTCACCagaattatttctttaatataaactttttttagacCGGGTAATAATTACTTTGAAATTTTGGAACTGTTAAATgcaaatttaaataatcaattaacaCCGAGGTAGACAATGTTAGTTCAATAGGTGCaagtctttgttttcttttttctgttttctttttcaggTATTTCAATTCAGTTGTAAGACAGGAAAACTCGACTTCGTACAGCAGTGTGAAAAAGCCGAATCCTGCAACAACTATTTCCTACTCCATGTTATTCGAAGTgtccttaaaaaaatgttattccaAGTGGATAATTATCTTGGATAAAAGAGAATGGCCGGGGCGATCCGGTGGAAGGAGAAATACCTCCtgattatacaaaaataaactCTTTAGAATGTGGCGTTGTGGCTAATATATTAGGTCCTTTTTCTCTGTACTGGTTTATCATGTTAAAATTCAATAGAATAAATAAGCTAGTTATTGATTGATATAGATATTGTCACGTGTAATAAATACTCTCCTATATGTTGAATCATATTGAGTATTAGCTATGTactaatagaaataattttcgTTATAActgtttttccctttctttctctcATTCTTGGAAAAGTGTATGTGTATGTATGTGCATGATTCTTTTTTTGATGAATTCATACTCCAACAAATGGTATCCAGAGCAGGTTGTTGAAGTGTGATCATCGATTGAAAGTGAGGTGACTGAAACCTAAACACGAGAGACGGTAAGCGAGTGAAAACACGAGAGGCGGTGAGGAACCTTATCAATGGCAACGACGAACGGAAACTTTCCGGTTCTTGATGGGAGAAATTACGATCAGTGGAGTATGAAGATGAAGGCGATCCTCGGTTATCAAGATGTGTGGGATCTGGTGGTGAACGGACTTGATCTGTTGCCGGTGAATCCAACCACTGCGCAACAAGCGATATATAGAGATGCGAAGAAGAAGGATTGCAAAGGTTTGTGCATTCTGCATCAGTGTGTGAATCAAgaaatttttgagaaaattgCGAGAACGGAGACGAGCAAAGCGGCGTGGGATGTTCTCGCGAGCTCCTATGCCGGTGAtcagaaattgaagaaagtaCGGCTTCAAACTCTAAGGCGACAATATGAATTGCTAGGCATGGAAGAGAGTGAGACAATTGCTACTTATTTCACTCGTGTTCAAACCATGACAAATCAAATGCAATCGTGTGGTGAAACTCTGTCTGATGAGAAGATTGTTGAGAAGATATTACGATCGATGCATTCGCGATTTGATCATGTCACGGTAGCGATTCAAGAATCGAAGGATCTATCAACACTAAAATTGGAGGAGCTTCAAGGATCACTTGAAGCACATGAACAACGAATGAATGAGAGGAAGTCTGTGAAGCCTAGCACTGAACAAGCACTCATGGCAGAAAGTGGAAACAGAAGTCGTGACAGTCAAGGAGGACGTGGCAGAAGTAGAAACAATTACAGAGGAGGAAAAGGCAGAGGTAACAATTGTAACTCAAACTTTGGTAGAGGAAACTCTAGTAATAATTACAATAGTGAACAAAAGAACAATAACAGTGAAAATTATAGAAGAAGAGGTGGAAGAGGTGGTAGAGGAAGAGGtggaagaggaggaagaaaaaCTTATAAGAGTCACATTCAATGCTATAATTGTGAGACATACGATCATTTTGCCGATGAATGCTATAGTAATCCAAGCCACACTAATGCAAGATTGGctcaagaagaagatgagaagGAGGAAATTCTGTTAATGGCAGTAGAGGAGGAAATTGGTGATGAtggagtggaagaaataagaaaGGAGAAAGTAGATATAGAAGAAGTGTTATTATGGTGACTGTGAAGGATGAGAGTGATCATGGTGATAACTGGTTCCTTGACACTGGGTGTTCAACACACATGTCAGGAAAGAAGGAATGGTTTGTTGAGATAGATTTCACTGTCAAAAGCAGGGTGAGGTTTGCTGATGACAGGACTATGAAGGTTGAAGGTGTAGGAAAGGTGATGATCAGGAAGAGAGATGGATCTAAATGCTTTATTTCTGGAGTGTTGTATGTTCCAGGAATGAAGAGCAATCTTCTGAGCATTGGACAACTACTGGAGAAAAGGTACAAGATGGTGTTGGAGGATTGTGCCATGAAGGTGTATGACAATGAGAGGAGATTGTTGATTAAAGCAAATTTGTCAAAGAATAGAACATTTAAAGCTGAGCTAGATGTTCTAGTGCAACAGTGTTTAGAATCAACAATTGACAAGGAAGAATGGCTATGGCATTTTCGTTATGGTCACTTAAACTTCACTGATCTGAATAGGTTACAGAGTAAGGGAATAGTGAAAGGAATTCCTCATATCAAGGTGCCAAATGATGTATGTGGAGAATGTATAAAAAACAAGATGTCCAGAAACTCATTCAATCAAAATGTATCCACAAGATCCAAGAGGAAGCTGCAAGTTGTTTTTTCTGATGTATGTGGACCAATTCAACATATGACTCTTGGAGGTAACAAATACTTTGTTACATTTATAGATGAGCTTACTAGAAAACTTTGGATTTACTTGATTAAGAGGAAGAGTGATGTGATTGAAGTATTCAAGAAATTCAAAGTTTCAGTGGAGAAACAGTGTGGAAAGAATTTAGAGATATTAAGAACGGATGGTGGGGTGAATATGTATCTACTGAGTTTGCTGAATTTTGTGAGAAAGAAGGCATCACACATGAAGTAACACCTCCATACACTCCTCAACATAATGGAGTAGCTGAGAGGAAGAATAGAACTTTGTTGAACATGGTGAGGAGCATGTTAAAGAGCAAGAAACTACCAAAATATTTGTGGGGAGAAGCTGTGAACACTGCTGCATACATCTTGAACAGAAGCCCAACTAGGAAATTGGAAAATATAACACCTGAGGAAGCTTGGACAGGAGTGAAACCAAGTGTGTCTCACCTCAGAGTGTTTGGATCTATTTGTTATAGACATGTACCTGACCAACTGAGAACTAAACTTGATGATAAAGGAgaaatgatgatattgattggaTATCACTCAACTGGAGGTTATAAATTGTTGAATCCAGTGAACAACAAGATAGTGATAAGCAGGGATGTAGTGGTGGATGAAAGCAAGGATTGGGAGTGGAATGTCACACCAGAGATAGAAAAACAGAATCAAGTTGAATTGCAACTTGAAGACAGTGACACTGTGGCTGTGCAAGAAAATGAAACTGGAGAAGGCAGTGCTGAGGGGCCAAGAAGATCTTTGAGACAGAGACAAGTCCCTTAAAGattaaatgattttgaattgTTGAATGATGGTGCAATTAATGATGAAGGTGACTACTAGCTGAATCTGAGCCACTCACAGTGGAAGAAGCAATGCAGAATAAGAAATGGATTACAGCTATGAATGAAGAGCTTAATTCCATAGAAAAGAATAATACTTGGGAGTTAGTGGAACtaccaaagaataaaaaagccATTGGAGTGAAGTGGGTGTATAAGGTGAAAGTAAATCCCAAAGGAGAAGTGGTGAGGTATAAGGCGAGATTAGTAGCAAGGGGATTTCTCCAAAGGCAAGGCATTGACTATGAAGAAGTATTTGCACCTGTGGCCAGATTAGAGACAGTAAGAGTGGGGGTGGCACATGCAAGTTTGAGAGGGTGGAAACTACATCAACTTGATGTAAAATCAGCAATTTTGAATGGTGATTTACAAGAAGAAGTGTACATTGTTCAACCACCTGGGTTTGTAGTGAAAGGCAGTGAGAGCAAGGTGTTCAAATTGAGGAAGGCTCTATATGGGTTGAAAAAAGCACCACATGCTTGGAACATGAAAATAGATAAGAGCTTGACCAATTTGGGTTTTGTGAAATGTAGGTCTGAGCATGGAGTGTATGTGAAGTCAGGGGGTGAAGACATTATGATGCTATGCCTTTATGTTGATGATCTGTTATTGACAGGAAACAATGAAGCAAAAGTGaatgaatttaagaaaaatccGATGGATGAGTTTGACATGACTGACCTGGGTGAGTTGTCATATTTCCTTGGAATTGAATTCAAGAAGTGTAGTGAAGGAATTGTTCTCACACGGCAAAAATATGCTACTGATATTCTGCATAGATTCAATATGCAACACTGTAACAGTGCTGAAACACTTGCAGAAGCTGGATTGTGGCTCGATAGAGATAGTGAAGAGGACTTAGTAGATGCTACTGAGTTTAGAAGGATTGTTGGGGCATTGAGATATCTCTGCAACACCAGACCTGATCTAGTTTTCAGTGTTGGTCTGATTAGCAGAGTTATGGACAGGCCTAGAGTATCACATCTCAATGCAGCAAAATGAATATTGAGATATGTGAAAGGAACAATTGGTTATGGAATTTGTAGatgcaaatgcctttggtgctttgatgatgatcatgatgatatgatgcaattgatgcaaatgggcttttcaagattaaaattcaagacaatacttcaagattacaagtcacaacttcaagatgatcactagtaaattaggaagggaattcctaattgaattagcaaaaggtttggccaagaaattttaattaaaaagtgtttttcaaagattttactctctggtaatcgattaccagaggatgtaatcgattaccagtggccaaatatatttta
Proteins encoded in this window:
- the LOC114383997 gene encoding uncharacterized protein LOC114383997, which produces MATTNGNFPVLDGRNYDQWSMKMKAILGYQDVWDLVVNGLDLLPVNPTTAQQAIYRDAKKKDCKGLCILHQCVNQEIFEKIARTETSKAAWDVLASSYAGDQKLKKVRLQTLRRQYELLGMEESETIATYFTRVQTMTNQMQSCGETLSDEKIVEKILRSMHSRFDHVTVAIQESKDLSTLKLEELQGSLEAHEQRMNERKSVKPSTEQALMAESGNRSRDSQGGRGRSRNNYRGGKGRGNNCNSNFGRGNSSNNYNSEQKNNNSENYRRRGGRGGRGRGGRGGRKTYKSHIQCYNCETYDHFADECYSNPSHTNARLAQEEDEKEEILLMAVEEEIGDDGVEEIRKEKVDIEEVLLW